The following is a genomic window from Chitinophaga caseinilytica.
GGGATTGGCGGCATAAGCCTGAAACTCGTCTGGGGTAATATCCACAGGCGAGTTCGCTTTCGCGATGAGAAGGCGGTTGGCGCCATCACCCTTCGTCCATTTGAGGGTGAGCTGAAAAGCGCGGATATCATCGGCCGAAATGGCGGTAGGGCCGGTTGTAGGCGTAGTGAGCGTTTTAGTGGAACCTTCGCTGAACGCGGATGTGAGGTAATCGGGCGTGCTGGCGTCTTCATATTCGAAGGCGCGGAAATGGTACATGGTGCCCGGTTCCAGGCCGGTCACCGTTCCCAGCCAGTCTGTTCCGGCATACACAACGAATTCGTCCGTCCCGAGCTTCGAGCCCTGGCCGAACACGGCGTTGGCCGTATAGGTAACGCCATCCTGCGGAACGGTGGTTACCGCAGCGCCTTTGCGGCCGATGACGAGGCGTTTGCTACCGTTCCCCGCAGGGAACAGCAGGCGGAACTGTTTGGTGTCGTGACTGTCGGAATACAGGTTGGTAGGTGGCTGTGTGGGTTCCGACGGCGTTTTGAAAGACCCCGTGGCGGCGGGCCTTGTATATGCGGGCGCATTGAAACCATTATACTCGTAAATGGCCACATGATAGGTGGTGTTGTTCTTGAACCCGTAAATGGTCTGGGTCTGCTGTGAACCATACCAGTTGTACACCACGTAGTTCCCGGTGCCTACCTGGTGCCCGTTACCGAAGGTGTAATTGGGATTGTAGAATTTGAATTCATCCGGGGTCGCGTCCACCGCACTGCCTTCCCTTACCACGATGATCCGGCCGTAGCCGTTCCCGTTCGTCCAGTTGAAAGTAGCCTTGCTGCCTGTCAGGTTGGTGAAGGTAAGTGTGGAGGCCTGCTGTGTGGGAGGCGCCATGGTGGCTTTGCTGCCGGTAAGGAAGCCGGAATTCAGGTATTCGGTCGTAGTGCCGGTACCGTTATATTCGAACACGGCGATGTAGTATTCCACACCGGATGTCAGCCCTGTCAGGCTGATCTGGTTGATATTACCGTCGCCGATCACGTATTCACCGGGTTTGATGGCCTCTCCCTGCCCGAAAGCGGCATCGGCGGTGTACGTTTTTCCGTCTTGCGGACGGGCAGACACGGGCTGGCCCGCCCGGGCGATGACGATGCGCCGCGCGCCGTCGCCACGCGTCCAGTAGAAGTTCAGATAATTCCCTTCAATGCCGTTCCAGACAACATTGGTGGATGGCAGCGTAGGCGCTGCAGCATGTGTTTCCGTGAGGCTGCCGAACAGCAGCAGCACCAACGGGAGGATCCGTAGTAGTAGATGCTTCATGAGAGATGTGTTTGACTGGGGTTATGGCAGAAGGCTGCACGGGGGCAGCCTTCTGTGTTAATCGTTAATATTTTCAGGATCAGCGGTTGGCTTCTGCTTCCGGCAGCGGAAGCTCTTTCCATACATTATCGTCGGGCCGGTCGATCGGCAGCTGTGCCAGCCTGTTGTACCGGCGCATGTCGATCCAGCGGTGGCCTTCTCCCCAAAGGGAATAGCGGCGTTGCTTCAGCATTTCGTTGATCACTTTGTCTTTGGTGTCCAGGTCGAGGCGGGCGGTCAGGCCGTGTCGCGTGCGGATGATGTTGAGCGCATCTGCGGCGTTGGCGAGTTGGTTGCTTTGCGCTGCCGCTTCTGCGTAGATAAGGATCAGCTCTTCGTTCCGGATGATGGGGAAGGGCGATTCGAGAGACGCGCTGATGGGGAAATCGCGGGGGCTTTCAGGAAGATCGTCTACCGAAAGCGGTGTGGCGCGCGGCGCACTGGCTTTGTTGATCCGGTCGTCTCCCGCTTCCAGGTCCAGCGCGAAGCTCGGGTGGATGAGCCGGATGTTGGCGTCAGACATGTTATTGATGAACACATCGTTTTCCTCGTCGCCGCTGGCGGAAGAATAAAGGTGTTTAGGCCCGGTGTTCAGATTGGCGCCGGCCGTCTGGTCGATGAAGCTGGCGGTGAGGGCCGTGAGCGCGGCGCCCCATTGTTCGCGGTAAACAGCCACCCGGGCGGCAAGCGCGCGGTTGAACTTGCGGAAGCCGGCCACATCGTCGAAACCTTCAAATCCCG
Proteins encoded in this region:
- a CDS encoding RagB/SusD family nutrient uptake outer membrane protein; amino-acid sequence: MKMKQNSLYISIIAAGLAFSACKNEAIPNPNAPTMEEITKNPTIGELNNLVTGVEASMRSRMGLYIDITGSIGREFFRYSTTDPRLSGSMLGKGSLVISGADFLASTPWTMRYNTIKTCNLLMTGVKNSKALTRDQQRNGYNAYAKTIMAHQLLMVLNLSYDNGLRLEVTDPNNPGPKVNRAQALEGIAKLLDDANTLLNSAEFEFELSSGFEGFDDVAGFRKFNRALAARVAVYREQWGAALTALTASFIDQTAGANLNTGPKHLYSSASGDEENDVFINNMSDANIRLIHPSFALDLEAGDDRINKASAPRATPLSVDDLPESPRDFPISASLESPFPIIRNEELILIYAEAAAQSNQLANAADALNIIRTRHGLTARLDLDTKDKVINEMLKQRRYSLWGEGHRWIDMRRYNRLAQLPIDRPDDNVWKELPLPEAEANR